The Candidatus Binatia bacterium genomic sequence TCACGTTCACGCTGGATCGGGTGGTGCCGCATCCCGAGAAGACGGTGCGCGAGGGCGCGCTCGACCCCTGGAAGAACTCCTGGCGCGCCTATTTCATGCCCAAGCTGGAGGCCCTCTCCAAGGAGCGCGGCATTTCGCTGGACGTCCCGTTCGCGAGCCTCCCGGAAGAGCAGCAGCGCATCCTCCTCCACGGCGCGCCCGGGTTCCGGGGCGTCTTTCCCTTCCTCGAACGGCTCCAGCTCAAGTCGTACAAGTCGAGCGCGCGGTTCCTGGTGAAGCATTATCAGGAGGCCATGCCCTGCGAGGTCTGCGGCGGGACGCGGCTCAAGCCGGAGGCGATGGAGGTGAACGTCGGCGGGAAGAACGTTGCCGAGCTCCTCGGCGCCACCGTCGGGGAGCTGCGCGCCTTCTTCGCCGGGCTCCGCCTCGATCCCGTGCGCGAGGCCGTGGCCGCCTCGATCCGGACCGAGGTCGAGGGCCGGCTGGAGTATCTCGGCGAGGTCGGTCTCGACTACCTGACGCTGGATCGAGCGTCCAAGACCCTTTCGGGCGGCGAGTCGCAGCGGATCGAGCTGGCGAACGCGCTCGGAGGATCCCTCTCGCACGCCCTCTACGTCCTGGACGAGCCGACGGTCGGTCTCCACCCGCGCGATACGGAGCGGCTGATTCGCGTCATCCGGCGGCTGCGGGAGCGGAGCAACACGGTGATCGTCGTGGAGCACGACCCCGACGTGATCGCCGCCGCCGACTGGATCGTGGAGCTGGGACCCGGCGCGGGGCAACGCGGCGGCGCGCTGCTCTACGCCGGGCCGGTCGAGGCATGGCCGTCGCGGGTCGAGGCGACCGAGCCGCCCGAGATGGCGGCCGAGGGTCGCGCGTCCTACGGGCTGCCCGGGACGGGGGCGCGGGCGGGCGCGGCGCGGAAAAAGGAACCCTGGATCGAAGTGCGGGGCGCCCGCGAGCACAACCTTCGCGACGTGAACGCGCGGTTTCCGGTCGGGGCGCTCGTCGGCGTGTGCGGCGTCTCCGGGTCGGGGAAGTCCACGTTGATCGAGGACGTTCTCTGGAGGGCCGCGGCCCGGGCGCTGGACCAGGACGCGCCCGCTCCGGGCGCCCACGACGCGGTGCTCGGGCTCGATCCCTTCCGGCGCGCGGCGATGGTGGACCAGTCGCCCGTGGCGCGAAGCGCCCGTTCCAACCCCGCGACCTACGTGAAGGCGTTCGACCGGATCCGGGAGCGCTACGCGCGATCGCCGCTCGCGCGCCAGCGGAAGTACACGCCCGGGACCTTCTCCTTCAACGTCGCGGGCGGGCGCTGCGAAGCCTGCGAGGGGGCGGGCGTGACGCGCGTCGAGATGTACTTCCTCGCGGATCTCTGGATCCCCTGCGAGGCGTGCGAGGCGCGGCGCTTCCGGCCCGAGGTGCTCGAGGTGACCGTGCACGGGCTCTCGATCGACGCGCTCCTGGACAAGACGGTGGAGGAGGCGATCCAGCTCTTCCGCGACGATCCCGACGTGGCGGCGCCCCTCTGGGTGCTGGAGCGGGTCGGACTGGGCTACCTGCGGCTGGGGCAGCCCTTCTCCACCCTGAGCGGGGGCGAAACGCAGCGCGTGAAACTGGCGCGGGAGCTGTCGGACCGCTCGGCGGGCGAGACGCTGTATCTCTTCGACGAGCCGACCGTGGGACTCCACCGCAAGGACGTGCAGACGCTGCTTCGCGTGCTGCGTGAGCTGGTGCGGCGCGGCAGTACCGTGATCGCCGTGGAGCACAACCTGGACTTCCTGGCCGCCTGCGACTGGCTGGTCGAGCTGGGGCCGGGCGCGGGCGAGGAGGGCGGGAGGATCACGGCCGAGGGGCCGCCCGCCGCGATCGCGCGCGACGAGCGCTCGGCCACGGGGGCCTATCTCCGGAAGAGCGCGATCTGCGCGTAGTCGAAGGGGTGGTGCGCGGGGGCGCTGAACCTGCCGCGCACGACCAGCCCCCAGTGCCGGCCGAGCAGCGTCTCGAGTCCCGCGATGGCGTGCGTCTTCAGATACCCGCGCGAGTGGAACGCCGTCTCCCCGAAACCCTGGATCTTCGCCACCTGGACGACCAGGTGCGCGCCCGGACCGGCTTCCAGGATCGGTCGGATCGCCCATTTGCGGCGGATCGTTCGGAGCGGGCGCAGGAAGTAGGCGACGCTGAGCGTCCCCTCGGTCAGGAAGGGGGCGGAGGCTCCCGTCAGCTCGACATGAACCCAATGCTCGAGAGGGCCGCTGTTCTGGACGTAGCGCTCGTAGCCGAACGTTCCGAGGGCGTCGAACGGGCCGTCCGCGATCGCGGCGCCCAGCTCAAACCGGTCGTTGTCGTTGCCGACCGCCGCGCGCGCGGCGCTGGCGGCGGTGACCGGTACGGGAGCGCTGGTGTCGGCGGGCGCGGCCGAAGTCTGAGCGGGGGCTTGGCCGGCCCACGCGAAACAGGCCAGCGCCGAGGCGGCGGCGAGGAGCCGCCTCATTCGACGTCCACGTCGCTGGTCGAGATGAAGCTGCCCGCCTGGAAGTAGAGCCGGTACGTGCCCGCCGGGACGCGGCGGCCCTCCGCATCGGTGAAGTCCCACGTAATGACCGGCAGGCGGAACGTCCCCGACAGCGTGGCGGGCTCGTCGGCGTCGAAGATCACCTTGATCCGCGAGGCGTGCTCGTCGAAGACTGCGATCCGCACGTGCTCCGCGCTCGGAATGAAGAAGTTGATGATGTACGAGGGCGCCGAGGCGCCGGGGAGGAGTCCTACCTGCGCGCAGATCGCGACCTCGTTCGAGGTCGTGCCGAACTTCGAGCATTCGTCCCACGAGGTGCGCTGGGAGCCGGGAAAGAATTTCTGGGTGGAATGGATGCCGTCCGCGCTGCAACCGACGAGCGCGATCGCGGCAACGGCGAGCCACTGGCGCAGTGGGGTGCTCCTATTCCGGCCGCGGGGTACGACGTCTGGGGAACGGGTGACTGGGAACGCGACGTCAGAATCGCAGAGGAGGGGAGTGGAACGCAAAAAAAATTTGAGGAAGTTCCCCGCGCATCCACGTGACTCGCAAGTTAAAACCCCGCAAGAAACGACCGGCCTGATGGACT encodes the following:
- the uvrA gene encoding excinuclease ABC subunit UvrA, coding for MPRRAFVAPDTRLRLFGARQNNLKGIDVSFPHAALSVITGVSGSGKSSLAFDTIYAEGQRRYVECVSTYAKQFLDRLPRPEIDRIEGLSPAVAIRQGAAAQTGRSTVGTVTEIADYLRLLLARVGETRCGQCGTVVPRYSVDSVLEAALRFEGEDLVVAAGLPARPGERPPQVWARALAAGFVRAQPRGAQGWLRLDEPIPAGSKGPIRVMIDRVRAGAENRMRLREAIELAWREGEGRLDIERPSGEVLTFADGRTCVTCGRTFPDPRPQLFSFNSPYGACPECRGFGNVLTFTLDRVVPHPEKTVREGALDPWKNSWRAYFMPKLEALSKERGISLDVPFASLPEEQQRILLHGAPGFRGVFPFLERLQLKSYKSSARFLVKHYQEAMPCEVCGGTRLKPEAMEVNVGGKNVAELLGATVGELRAFFAGLRLDPVREAVAASIRTEVEGRLEYLGEVGLDYLTLDRASKTLSGGESQRIELANALGGSLSHALYVLDEPTVGLHPRDTERLIRVIRRLRERSNTVIVVEHDPDVIAAADWIVELGPGAGQRGGALLYAGPVEAWPSRVEATEPPEMAAEGRASYGLPGTGARAGAARKKEPWIEVRGAREHNLRDVNARFPVGALVGVCGVSGSGKSTLIEDVLWRAAARALDQDAPAPGAHDAVLGLDPFRRAAMVDQSPVARSARSNPATYVKAFDRIRERYARSPLARQRKYTPGTFSFNVAGGRCEACEGAGVTRVEMYFLADLWIPCEACEARRFRPEVLEVTVHGLSIDALLDKTVEEAIQLFRDDPDVAAPLWVLERVGLGYLRLGQPFSTLSGGETQRVKLARELSDRSAGETLYLFDEPTVGLHRKDVQTLLRVLRELVRRGSTVIAVEHNLDFLAACDWLVELGPGAGEEGGRITAEGPPAAIARDERSATGAYLRKSAICA